From the Paenibacillus sp. FSL H8-0548 genome, one window contains:
- a CDS encoding PfkB family carbohydrate kinase yields MVADGQADNECIRDVVALGELLIDFTPHGVSDQGQPLFERNPGGAPANVLAALAKLQCRTSFIGAVGADAFGYYLKDVLTQSKIGTEGLVFTKEAGTTLAFVHLAADGDRSFSFYRQPGADYMLREEDVNLELICSASIFHYGSISMTHEPSRTATLSAAAYAKSRGLLISYDPNLRLSLWENDQTAKDRMKEGLEYADVVKLSEEELLFLTGTSELELGTKQLTEQYPSIGLLLVTLGPAGSYCRAGGITASHEGYRVEVQDTTGAGDAFFAGILYTLLGKRGHAQKEWTVQELRSMLAFANAMGALAATGKGAIPSMPTLEEIRALAGDDIAD; encoded by the coding sequence ATGGTAGCGGATGGTCAAGCTGACAACGAATGCATACGAGATGTTGTAGCGCTCGGAGAGCTGCTTATTGATTTTACGCCCCATGGCGTATCCGATCAGGGACAGCCGCTCTTTGAACGCAATCCAGGCGGGGCTCCGGCGAATGTGCTGGCTGCCTTGGCTAAGCTGCAATGTCGGACCTCCTTTATTGGCGCGGTTGGCGCGGATGCGTTCGGCTATTATTTGAAAGACGTATTGACGCAGAGCAAGATCGGTACCGAGGGGCTGGTCTTTACGAAAGAGGCGGGAACAACGCTTGCGTTCGTCCATCTAGCTGCGGATGGCGACCGTTCCTTTTCTTTCTACCGACAGCCGGGTGCCGATTACATGCTCCGTGAAGAAGATGTAAACCTCGAGCTAATCTGCTCGGCGAGCATTTTTCACTATGGCTCAATTTCGATGACGCATGAGCCCTCACGTACAGCAACATTAAGCGCGGCTGCTTATGCTAAAAGCCGAGGGCTGCTGATTTCATACGATCCAAACCTGCGCTTGTCGCTATGGGAAAATGATCAGACGGCGAAGGATCGGATGAAAGAGGGGCTTGAGTATGCGGACGTAGTGAAGCTCTCGGAGGAGGAGCTGTTGTTCCTGACCGGAACGAGCGAGCTTGAACTGGGAACGAAGCAGCTGACTGAGCAATATCCATCGATAGGCCTGCTGCTTGTCACGTTAGGTCCAGCCGGAAGCTATTGCCGGGCAGGCGGTATAACCGCTTCGCATGAAGGATACCGCGTCGAGGTTCAGGATACGACAGGTGCAGGCGACGCTTTTTTTGCAGGCATTCTATATACATTGCTGGGTAAGCGTGGACATGCTCAGAAGGAGTGGACGGTGCAGGAGCTAAGGTCGATGCTGGCCTTCGCCAATGCCATGGGCGCCCTTGCCGCGACCGGCAAAGGCGCGATTCCTTCAATGCCGACGCTTGAGGAGATCAGAGCTCTAGCGGGTGATGACATAGCTGATTAG
- a CDS encoding CotH kinase family protein produces the protein MKAKPNTILLCFCSILLIIGLTGCSIGGTSFGLAGSGKTTSAGEKSANEQKLDETVFPKDKIVDVKITIDEGEFQDMLDNASAEELKEASVEYNGQKFDHIGIRTKGNLSLNSVVNMTDSDRYSLKISFDEYVNQTLQGISKINLNNNYSDASYMREFLSYELAEQMGLPTPKYSYVNVYINDKLWGFYLAVEQIGDAYLERNFGNAYGALYKANGGNGSELNWLETIDAYTGLDLKSEKSNDDILLTMLDELNNGTDYESVLDVEEALKFIALNAVAGNFDSYLSEKKHNYYIYENDGIFNILPWDYNMSFGGFGGSSVLIDEPTTGTLADRPLIDKLLKVDAYKEKYHEIVTEMLEGYLAGETFQARVAEIQTMISPYVKADPSSFYTYEQYEQGITQVVSFNSQQTSSIAQQLAGTIPSSGDGSGSGSSGFGGGGMGGMGGGGRQMGGNRQNTQQSTGQTNAPGTAATPSSAQSSDSPAIETIAQVGTETAIPEQGTQVDAGTAAPNGQAPQGQAGTTAPNGQAPQGEAGTTAPNGQVPQGEAGMTPPDGQFPQGEAGMTPPDGQFPQGEAGMAPPDGQMPGMQGGFGGQRPDGQGGMGGGMGGGFGGPGTQQAQAQGSPEEAAATGIALIVLLLSCAFIVFYKRKRL, from the coding sequence ATGAAAGCAAAGCCAAATACAATTTTGCTTTGCTTTTGCTCCATTCTCCTGATCATCGGATTGACAGGATGTTCCATAGGCGGCACATCCTTCGGCCTTGCAGGCTCGGGTAAAACCACGAGCGCAGGCGAGAAATCAGCGAATGAGCAAAAGCTCGATGAAACGGTTTTTCCCAAGGATAAAATTGTTGATGTCAAAATAACGATCGACGAAGGCGAATTCCAGGATATGCTGGACAACGCCAGCGCCGAGGAGCTCAAAGAAGCTTCAGTCGAATACAACGGTCAAAAATTTGATCATATCGGTATTCGCACGAAAGGCAACCTTAGCTTGAACAGTGTCGTCAATATGACCGATTCGGATCGGTACAGCTTGAAAATTTCTTTTGATGAATATGTAAATCAGACACTTCAAGGCATTAGCAAAATTAATTTGAATAATAATTACAGCGATGCCTCCTACATGCGTGAGTTTCTATCGTATGAGCTGGCAGAGCAAATGGGCCTTCCAACGCCAAAATATTCCTATGTCAACGTTTATATCAATGATAAGCTCTGGGGCTTTTATTTGGCAGTTGAACAAATTGGCGATGCTTATCTAGAGCGTAATTTTGGCAATGCTTACGGTGCGCTGTATAAAGCAAATGGCGGCAACGGCAGCGAGCTGAATTGGCTTGAAACGATTGATGCCTATACCGGACTTGATTTGAAATCCGAGAAATCGAACGATGATATTTTGCTCACGATGCTCGATGAGCTGAACAACGGCACCGATTACGAGAGCGTGCTAGATGTGGAAGAAGCGTTGAAATTCATCGCTCTAAATGCGGTGGCAGGCAACTTTGACAGCTATCTCTCCGAGAAGAAGCATAACTATTATATTTATGAGAACGATGGTATTTTCAACATTTTGCCATGGGATTATAATATGTCCTTTGGCGGCTTTGGCGGATCAAGCGTGCTCATAGACGAGCCTACGACGGGCACATTAGCTGATCGGCCATTGATTGACAAGCTTCTCAAGGTAGATGCATACAAAGAAAAGTATCATGAAATCGTTACTGAAATGCTCGAAGGTTATTTGGCTGGAGAAACATTTCAAGCTCGTGTAGCTGAAATTCAAACGATGATTTCGCCTTATGTTAAGGCTGATCCCTCCTCCTTCTATACCTACGAGCAGTATGAGCAGGGTATAACGCAGGTCGTTTCGTTTAATTCGCAGCAAACGAGCAGCATCGCTCAGCAGCTTGCCGGTACGATTCCTTCCTCCGGCGATGGATCAGGCAGCGGAAGCAGCGGCTTCGGCGGCGGTGGTATGGGCGGTATGGGAGGCGGCGGGCGGCAGATGGGCGGCAATCGTCAAAATACTCAGCAGAGCACCGGACAAACGAACGCTCCTGGTACAGCTGCTACTCCATCCTCAGCGCAATCAAGTGATTCGCCAGCTATTGAAACCATAGCGCAAGTAGGAACTGAAACAGCCATACCTGAACAAGGGACACAGGTTGATGCTGGAACTGCCGCTCCTAATGGGCAAGCTCCCCAAGGCCAGGCTGGCACTACTGCACCTAACGGGCAAGCTCCTCAAGGCGAGGCTGGCACTACTGCACCTAACGGGCAAGTTCCTCAAGGCGAGGCTGGCATGACGCCACCTGACGGGCAATTCCCTCAAGGCGAGGCTGGCATGACGCCACCTGACGGGCAATTCCCTCAAGGCGAGGCTGGCATGGCTCCACCTGACGGGCAGATGCCCGGCATGCAAGGCGGATTTGGCGGCCAGCGGCCAGATGGGCAAGGCGGTATGGGCGGAGGCATGGGAGGCGGCTTCGGCGGTCCGGGTACGCAGCAGGCGCAGGCTCAAGGAAGCCCTGAGGAAGCTGCGGCAACCGGCATCGCTTTAATTGTTCTACTGCTTTCCTGCGCATTCATTGTCTTCTACAAACGCAAACGATTGTAG